A single genomic interval of Cydia strobilella chromosome 3, ilCydStro3.1, whole genome shotgun sequence harbors:
- the LOC134756106 gene encoding uncharacterized protein LOC134756106 produces MSTQSKTKAMPLLDLKMYVRVVAAVFSISSSTAFVMALLRLLKPELFYLEPLFSSDLGVHYFISGLMIVTSAIGFLNSCIVMNRSTTLNTSRNITTWLLLDSLFETSRVVYVFVAEVVLKGKGPIQLYDLLISAAQYLLDSFLYCQMILRH; encoded by the exons ATGTCAACACAATCGAAAACAAAAGCTATGCCTCTATTAGACTTGAAAATGTACGTGCGAGTGGTGGCGGCGGTGTTCTCT ATTTCGTCTTCGACCGCGTTTGTGATGGCTCTGCTTCGGTTATTGAAGCCGGAATTATTCTATTTGGAGCCATTATTCAGTAGCGATTTGG GAGTTCACTATTTCATCTCCGGCCTAATGATTGTGACGAGCGCCATAGGCTTCCTGAACAGCTGTATCGTCATGAACCGGAGCACAACCCTGAACACCAGTCGGAACATTACGACTTGGTTGCTGCTAGATTCACTGTTTGAGACAAGTCGGGTGGTGTATGTGTTTGTGGCCGAGGTGGTGCTGAAAGGGAAGGGCCCGATACAGTTGTATGATTTGCTGATCAGCGCTGCGCAATATT TGCTGGATAGCTTCCTCTACTGCCAAATGATACTCAGACACTAG